A region from the Actinoplanes sp. OR16 genome encodes:
- a CDS encoding sugar O-acetyltransferase produces the protein MHEEVLNRIRQGRLYTESEAAFQNPLRRADLIFAYNSTRPGEAEQRRSLLERILGSVGARTVLLSPFHAGFGSNVHIGDDFFGNVNLTFVDDVEIRIGHGVMIAPSVTLTTTGHPVHPDLREDFRRFSEPIVIEDKVWIGSNVVVLPGVRIGYGAVIGAGSVVSRDIPAMTVAMGVPCRVVRDITDEDLKTRNP, from the coding sequence ATGCACGAAGAGGTTCTGAACCGGATCCGGCAGGGGCGGCTCTACACCGAGTCCGAGGCGGCGTTCCAGAATCCGCTGCGGCGGGCGGATCTGATCTTCGCGTACAACAGCACCCGTCCGGGGGAGGCCGAGCAGCGGCGCTCGCTGCTCGAGAGGATCCTCGGGTCGGTCGGGGCGCGGACCGTGCTGCTCTCGCCGTTCCACGCCGGCTTCGGCAGCAACGTCCACATCGGCGACGACTTCTTCGGCAACGTGAATCTCACGTTCGTCGATGACGTGGAGATCCGGATCGGTCACGGCGTCATGATCGCGCCGAGCGTCACGCTGACCACCACCGGACATCCGGTTCACCCGGATCTGCGGGAGGACTTCCGGCGGTTCTCCGAGCCGATCGTGATCGAGGACAAGGTGTGGATCGGGTCGAACGTGGTCGTGCTCCCCGGAGTGCGCATCGGGTACGGCGCTGTCATCGGCGCCGGCAGCGTGGTGTCGCGCGACATCCCCGCCATGACGGTGGCGATGGGCGTGCCGTGCCGCGTGGTCCGCGACATCACCGACGAGGACCTCAAGACCCGGAACCCCTGA
- a CDS encoding M56 family metallopeptidase: protein MFDHFLVSVIVIPPLLVIAVRLLAEHLKPGLAATAVAWSAAGAALASLINLAVFAVKAFAEIPPLGRDFGWSAQVVADDTAREPWVSWLSVVLLTAALISIVRVHVQQRTMFALARMPVAEPLIMLDDPAAHAYAVPGKPGHIVVTTGMRDALDDDQFRALLAHEQDHLDSRHHRLVRISALAAAAHPALWWVTRQVDYLVERAADERAALVVGSRRTVAQAIGIAALATTKPQVIGLHAAGGVVPRRVRHLLRPTVWRAGAILCALPVALAAFSLIWTGEAAYDLGELLHAAVIHP from the coding sequence ATGTTCGACCACTTCCTGGTTTCCGTCATCGTGATCCCTCCCCTGCTGGTGATCGCCGTCCGGCTGCTGGCCGAGCACCTCAAGCCGGGCCTGGCCGCGACGGCGGTGGCCTGGTCGGCAGCGGGCGCCGCGCTGGCCAGCCTGATCAACCTGGCCGTCTTCGCGGTGAAGGCGTTCGCCGAGATCCCGCCGCTGGGCCGCGATTTCGGCTGGTCGGCGCAGGTGGTGGCGGACGACACGGCCCGCGAGCCGTGGGTGTCGTGGCTGAGCGTCGTCCTGCTCACCGCCGCGTTGATCTCCATCGTCCGAGTCCACGTGCAGCAGCGCACGATGTTCGCCCTGGCCCGGATGCCGGTGGCCGAGCCGCTGATCATGCTGGACGATCCCGCCGCTCACGCTTACGCCGTACCGGGAAAGCCTGGTCATATCGTCGTCACGACCGGCATGCGGGACGCTCTCGACGATGATCAGTTCCGGGCACTGCTCGCACATGAGCAAGATCACCTCGACAGTCGCCATCATCGTCTCGTGCGGATCAGCGCGCTCGCCGCGGCCGCCCATCCGGCGCTCTGGTGGGTCACCCGGCAGGTCGACTATCTGGTGGAGCGCGCCGCCGACGAGCGGGCCGCGCTGGTGGTGGGTTCCCGCAGGACAGTCGCGCAGGCGATCGGCATCGCCGCGCTGGCGACGACGAAACCGCAGGTCATCGGGCTTCACGCAGCGGGCGGTGTGGTTCCCCGCCGGGTTCGTCACCTGTTGCGGCCGACGGTCTGGCGCGCCGGCGCGATCCTCTGCGCGCTCCCCGTCGCCCTGGCCGCCTTCTCGTTGATCTGGACCGGCGAGGCGGCTTACGACCTGGGCGAACTGCTCCACGCGGCAGTCATTCACCCCTGA
- the efeU gene encoding iron uptake transporter permease EfeU, translated as MSAIYLIGLREGLEITLVVSILVAFLVKTDRTPLLRHVWIGVAAAAVISIAVAALLQVGIARLSFTQQELFEAIASFVAVAFVTWMIFWMRRMARSIGSELRGRLEDAIAVGPLAIASVAFLAVIREGLETSILFYAAAQGATDSIRPLIGISLGMLTAVALGWLLYVSAVRINLSRFFAWTGALLVLVAAGIAKYGVHDLQESGVLPGLNDQAFDVSGAFPPETWYAELLRGMINFTPAPTVLETVAWLAYGIPVLLLFLWPARTTAPAPAPQKVS; from the coding sequence ATGAGCGCCATCTACCTGATCGGTCTCCGTGAAGGCCTGGAGATCACGCTGGTGGTGTCCATCCTGGTCGCCTTCCTGGTCAAGACCGACCGCACACCGCTGCTCCGCCACGTGTGGATCGGCGTCGCCGCGGCCGCCGTCATCTCGATCGCCGTGGCCGCCCTGCTCCAGGTCGGCATCGCCCGGCTCTCCTTCACCCAGCAGGAGCTCTTCGAGGCGATCGCGTCCTTCGTGGCCGTCGCGTTCGTCACCTGGATGATCTTCTGGATGCGCCGGATGGCCCGCAGCATCGGCAGCGAGCTGCGCGGACGCCTCGAGGACGCCATCGCCGTCGGCCCCCTCGCCATCGCCTCGGTGGCCTTCCTCGCGGTGATCCGCGAAGGGCTGGAGACGTCGATCCTGTTCTACGCGGCCGCGCAGGGCGCCACCGACAGCATCCGCCCGCTGATCGGTATCAGCCTCGGGATGCTCACCGCCGTCGCGCTCGGCTGGCTGCTCTACGTCTCCGCCGTCCGGATCAACCTGTCCCGTTTCTTCGCCTGGACCGGCGCCCTGCTCGTCCTGGTCGCCGCGGGCATCGCCAAGTACGGCGTCCACGACCTCCAGGAGTCCGGTGTGCTCCCGGGGCTCAACGATCAGGCCTTCGACGTGAGCGGCGCGTTCCCGCCCGAGACGTGGTACGCCGAACTGCTCCGCGGAATGATCAACTTCACGCCGGCGCCGACCGTCCTGGAGACCGTCGCCTGGCTCGCCTACGGCATCCCCGTCCTCCTGCTCTTCCTCTGGCCGGCCCGCACCACGGCCCCCGCCCCCGCCCCGCAGAAAGTTTCCTAG
- the efeO gene encoding iron uptake system protein EfeO produces the protein MRRITAASAASLLLLAGCGSSGDDSSAAAGSDDKIAVAASDTACEVAKSESGAGTVTFAISNKGDKVTEFYVYAAGDRVMGEVENIAPGLSRDLHVELTAGTYETACKPGMIGKGIRNGFTVTGSAAALTEDAKLAQATTDYQRYVKSQTGALIDKTTEFVAAVKAGDAAKAKALFPVSRTYWERIEPVAEIFGDLDPAIDGREDGLEPGQDFTGYHRLEKDLWQTEDISKSGPIADKLLVDVQKIVDQANSASLSPLQLANGAKELLDEVASGKITGEEDRYSHTDLWDFAANVEGSQAAIAALRPALEEKDPALVKTLDERFAAVEAALETHRSGDGWKLHDQLSQADLKVLSDNINALAEPISTVAGLVAGK, from the coding sequence ATGCGCCGCATCACCGCCGCTTCCGCCGCCTCCCTCCTGCTGCTCGCCGGATGCGGCTCGTCCGGCGACGACTCCAGCGCCGCCGCCGGCTCCGATGACAAGATCGCCGTGGCGGCCAGCGACACCGCCTGTGAGGTCGCCAAGTCCGAGTCCGGCGCCGGGACCGTCACGTTCGCGATCTCCAACAAGGGCGACAAGGTCACCGAGTTCTACGTCTACGCCGCCGGCGACCGGGTCATGGGCGAGGTCGAGAACATCGCGCCCGGCCTCTCCCGCGACCTGCACGTGGAGCTGACCGCCGGCACGTACGAGACGGCCTGCAAACCCGGCATGATCGGCAAGGGCATCCGGAACGGGTTCACCGTGACCGGCTCCGCCGCCGCGCTCACCGAGGACGCGAAGCTGGCCCAGGCGACGACGGACTACCAGCGGTACGTGAAGAGCCAGACCGGCGCGCTGATCGACAAGACCACCGAGTTCGTGGCCGCCGTGAAGGCCGGCGACGCGGCGAAGGCCAAGGCGCTGTTCCCGGTGTCGCGCACCTACTGGGAGCGGATCGAGCCGGTCGCGGAGATCTTCGGCGACCTGGACCCGGCAATCGACGGCCGCGAGGACGGCCTCGAGCCGGGGCAGGACTTCACCGGGTACCACCGCCTGGAGAAGGACCTCTGGCAGACCGAGGACATCAGCAAGTCCGGCCCGATCGCCGACAAGCTGCTGGTCGACGTCCAGAAGATCGTCGACCAGGCGAACAGCGCGTCGCTCTCCCCGCTGCAGCTGGCGAACGGCGCGAAGGAACTGCTCGACGAGGTCGCCAGCGGCAAGATCACGGGCGAGGAGGACCGGTACTCGCACACCGACCTGTGGGACTTCGCGGCGAACGTGGAGGGATCGCAGGCGGCCATCGCGGCGCTGCGGCCGGCGCTCGAGGAGAAGGACCCGGCGCTGGTCAAGACACTCGACGAGAGGTTCGCAGCGGTCGAAGCGGCCCTCGAGACGCACCGCAGCGGTGATGGCTGGAAGCTGCACGACCAGCTCTCCCAGGCCGACCTCAAGGTGCTGAGCGACAACATCAACGCGCTCGCCGAGCCGATCAGTACGGTCGCTGGTCTGGTTGCCGGGAAGTAG
- the efeB gene encoding iron uptake transporter deferrochelatase/peroxidase subunit, with product MKRRRMIGMAGAGVGLAAAGGAFALSQGSGTVPVASSSGDAIPFYGVRQAGIVTPAQDRLHFVAFDVITKNRAELVTMLENWTAAAARMTAGLDAGTMGAVGGIPESPPDDTGEAIGLPASGLTLTIGFGPSLFTKFGLGKQRPVALEDLPHFPGDAIDATISGGDIGIQACAHDPQVAVHAIRNLARMGMGVVSVRWSQLGFGRTSSTSTSQATPRNLFGFKDGTANLKAEETALLDEHLWVRDGDGPSWMTGGSYLVTRKIRMIVETWDRTSLGEQEAIVGRTKGSGAPLGSSGEFDEPDFSAMSGNIPTIPVDAHVRLAHPTQNQGARLLRRGYNFVDGSDGLGRLNAGLFFIAYQRDPRRGFIPVQTALARRDSMNEYIRHISSGIFACPPGLEAADDFWGRKLFT from the coding sequence GTGAAGCGCCGCAGGATGATCGGGATGGCAGGGGCCGGCGTCGGGCTTGCCGCCGCCGGCGGCGCGTTCGCTCTCTCACAGGGATCAGGAACGGTCCCGGTGGCGTCGTCGTCGGGCGACGCGATCCCGTTTTATGGAGTACGGCAGGCCGGGATCGTCACGCCCGCGCAGGACCGGCTGCACTTCGTGGCGTTCGACGTGATCACTAAGAATCGCGCCGAACTCGTCACCATGCTGGAGAACTGGACCGCCGCCGCCGCGCGGATGACCGCCGGGCTCGACGCCGGCACGATGGGCGCGGTCGGCGGCATCCCGGAATCGCCTCCGGACGACACCGGCGAGGCGATCGGGCTGCCCGCCTCCGGCTTGACGCTGACGATCGGTTTCGGTCCGAGCCTGTTCACGAAGTTCGGGCTCGGCAAGCAGCGGCCGGTCGCGCTCGAAGATCTGCCGCACTTCCCCGGCGACGCCATCGACGCCACCATCTCGGGCGGGGACATCGGCATCCAGGCGTGCGCGCACGACCCGCAGGTGGCGGTGCACGCGATCCGCAACCTCGCGCGGATGGGCATGGGCGTGGTGAGCGTGCGGTGGTCGCAGCTCGGGTTCGGGCGGACCTCCTCGACGTCGACCTCGCAGGCCACTCCCCGCAATCTCTTCGGCTTCAAGGACGGCACGGCGAACCTGAAGGCCGAGGAGACCGCTCTGCTGGACGAGCATCTGTGGGTCCGCGACGGTGACGGGCCGTCATGGATGACCGGCGGCTCCTACCTGGTGACCCGCAAGATCCGGATGATCGTGGAGACGTGGGACCGGACGTCGCTGGGTGAGCAGGAGGCGATCGTCGGGCGGACCAAGGGGTCGGGGGCGCCGCTCGGCTCTTCGGGTGAGTTCGACGAGCCGGACTTCTCCGCTATGTCTGGGAACATCCCGACGATTCCGGTCGACGCTCACGTGCGGCTCGCTCATCCGACGCAGAACCAGGGCGCCCGGCTGCTGCGGCGCGGCTACAACTTCGTCGACGGGTCGGACGGGCTCGGGCGGCTGAACGCGGGACTGTTCTTCATCGCCTATCAGCGTGATCCGCGGCGCGGGTTCATCCCGGTGCAGACCGCGCTGGCCAGGAGGGACAGCATGAACGAGTACATCCGGCACATCTCCAGCGGGATCTTCGCGTGCCCGCCGGGGCTGGAAGCGGCGGACGACTTCTGGGGCCGGAAGCTGTTCACCTGA
- a CDS encoding BlaI/MecI/CopY family transcriptional regulator: MNTRRRPGQLETEIVTVLGGTPEPLTPGEVRDLLDPSGRLSYSTVVTTLTRLHEKGAVARHRDGRAFRYGALADPAGLVADRMTRLMAVEPDRASVLRRFVSTLSEQDEQLLRDLLDERD; the protein is encoded by the coding sequence GTGAACACACGCCGCCGTCCCGGCCAGCTGGAGACCGAGATCGTCACCGTGCTGGGCGGCACGCCGGAGCCGCTGACCCCCGGCGAGGTCCGCGATCTGCTGGATCCCAGTGGGCGGTTGTCGTACAGCACCGTGGTGACGACGCTGACCCGGCTCCACGAGAAGGGCGCCGTCGCGCGGCATCGGGACGGGCGTGCTTTCCGGTACGGCGCACTCGCCGACCCCGCCGGGCTCGTCGCCGACCGGATGACGCGCCTGATGGCCGTCGAGCCGGACCGGGCCTCGGTCCTGCGGCGATTCGTCAGCACGCTCAGCGAGCAGGACGAGCAGCTGCTGCGGGACCTGCTCGACGAACGCGACTGA
- a CDS encoding NUDIX domain-containing protein encodes MSVTPLHPVDVLLLLADGDRVLLALRDGTGFADGQWNLPSGKLEPGEDVVSAVCREAREEIGVELTPSDVRLAVTVHRLNDSGRGRLGLVFVAGYEPARHGEPFNNEPHKCAALEWFPAGKLPENTFPSSSAGVAAWREGSPLALSGWAPR; translated from the coding sequence GTGAGCGTCACTCCCCTGCACCCGGTCGACGTCCTGCTGCTCCTCGCCGACGGCGACCGGGTGCTGCTGGCGCTGCGGGACGGCACCGGCTTCGCCGACGGCCAGTGGAATCTGCCGAGCGGCAAGCTGGAACCCGGCGAGGACGTCGTGTCGGCGGTCTGCCGGGAGGCACGGGAGGAGATCGGGGTCGAGCTCACCCCTTCGGACGTACGCCTCGCCGTCACGGTCCACCGCCTCAACGACAGTGGACGGGGCAGGCTGGGACTGGTCTTCGTGGCCGGCTACGAGCCCGCACGCCACGGCGAGCCGTTCAACAACGAGCCGCACAAGTGCGCCGCGCTCGAATGGTTCCCGGCCGGAAAGCTGCCGGAGAACACCTTCCCGTCGTCGTCGGCGGGCGTGGCGGCGTGGCGGGAGGGTAGTCCGCTCGCCCTCAGCGGCTGGGCTCCCAGATGA
- a CDS encoding GNAT family N-acetyltransferase yields MIVRRGGVADAAALAELQDVTAGGLPAFTAWVAAHAETHLPFVAEAGGRVVGAAWLAMAPRVPRGDTVDRRFGDVQSVMVREEHRGQGAGTALIAAILDEARARGLSHVTVHSGRRAVGFYLRNGFVQHRQLLIWEPVIREPIIWEPSR; encoded by the coding sequence GTGATCGTGCGCAGGGGTGGCGTGGCCGATGCGGCGGCCCTGGCGGAATTGCAGGATGTCACGGCGGGCGGGCTTCCGGCGTTCACCGCATGGGTGGCCGCGCACGCGGAGACGCACCTGCCGTTCGTGGCCGAGGCAGGCGGGCGCGTGGTCGGGGCGGCCTGGCTGGCGATGGCGCCGAGAGTGCCGCGCGGCGACACCGTGGACCGCCGGTTCGGGGACGTCCAGTCGGTCATGGTTCGCGAGGAGCACCGGGGGCAGGGCGCCGGAACAGCGCTGATCGCCGCGATCCTGGACGAGGCGCGGGCTCGCGGTCTGTCGCACGTGACGGTCCACTCCGGTCGCCGCGCCGTCGGCTTCTACCTGCGCAACGGATTCGTCCAGCACCGGCAGCTGCTCATCTGGGAGCCCGTCATCCGGGAGCCCATCATCTGGGAGCCCAGCCGCTGA
- a CDS encoding nitrilase-related carbon-nitrogen hydrolase translates to MRFGINICFDTQFPEVAARVAAGGARVLLVPAQNMMRQATAEKWKEEHHRLRAARARETGMWVVSSDVTGMRGGRVAYGPSSVMNAQGEVIAQVPLMTCGVAIADLPG, encoded by the coding sequence GTGCGGTTCGGGATCAACATCTGCTTCGACACGCAGTTCCCGGAGGTGGCGGCGCGGGTTGCGGCGGGCGGGGCGCGGGTTCTGCTCGTGCCGGCGCAGAACATGATGCGGCAGGCCACCGCGGAGAAGTGGAAGGAGGAACATCATCGGCTGCGAGCGGCTCGGGCGCGGGAGACCGGCATGTGGGTGGTCTCGTCGGACGTGACGGGGATGCGCGGTGGGCGCGTCGCGTACGGACCCAGCAGCGTGATGAACGCCCAGGGTGAGGTGATCGCCCAGGTCCCGCTGATGACCTGCGGTGTCGCGATCGCCGATCTTCCGGGGTGA
- a CDS encoding VanZ family protein, giving the protein MKRIVLGVLGLAGLLYVVRRPLAMSAPRCFGGHWHGCYDTENGVVLMTLVGLPVAALAVWALVLVRRGGDRWRRSIAEVGVVYGTVPMVWLTLMPGPGAGLVPGRLSLVPLRDLVTMGPLGIGGNLLIFAALGFFAPMRFVALASAPRILVLGAGCSVLVEVAQYAFQLDRVSSVDDVLVNATGAVLAGLASRRWWRVPEKQREKVTTTS; this is encoded by the coding sequence ATGAAACGGATCGTGCTGGGGGTTCTGGGGCTGGCGGGCCTGCTCTATGTCGTGCGGCGGCCGCTGGCCATGTCGGCGCCTCGGTGTTTCGGCGGGCATTGGCACGGGTGCTACGACACCGAGAACGGTGTGGTGCTGATGACGCTGGTGGGTCTGCCCGTCGCGGCGCTCGCCGTGTGGGCGCTCGTGCTGGTCCGGCGCGGCGGCGATCGGTGGCGGAGATCGATCGCCGAGGTCGGCGTGGTCTACGGGACCGTGCCGATGGTGTGGCTGACCCTGATGCCGGGGCCGGGCGCGGGCCTCGTGCCGGGGCGGCTGAGCCTGGTGCCGCTGCGTGATCTGGTCACGATGGGGCCGCTCGGGATCGGCGGCAACCTGCTCATCTTCGCGGCGCTCGGGTTCTTCGCGCCGATGAGGTTCGTGGCGCTGGCGTCGGCGCCGCGGATTCTGGTGCTCGGCGCCGGGTGCTCGGTGCTGGTCGAGGTCGCGCAGTACGCCTTCCAGCTCGACCGGGTGTCGTCGGTCGACGATGTGCTGGTCAACGCGACCGGCGCGGTGCTGGCCGGGCTGGCGTCGCGGCGCTGGTGGCGCGTCCCGGAGAAGCAGCGGGAGAAGGTGACAACCACTTCTTGA
- a CDS encoding FadR/GntR family transcriptional regulator: MDQVRREPLADQAARLLFDRIRAGEWAVGEKLPGETTLGPQLGVGRSTVREAIRQLAGRGVLATRQGAGVFVTAVDVSEDWDAVLRRSDIVTVIEARIAIEVEAAFLAAERRTPADLGAMRDALALRSSTIEIDEHVDADMAFHRAIVAASGNSLLTDLFDGFTPRSRTAMIDMLRLRGTFGDDADHDVHAALLAAVADGDSEEAAKRSRAHLLAIKKWLSPSPAASPGRATSAATPARPAPRRSR, translated from the coding sequence ATGGATCAGGTGCGCAGAGAGCCCCTCGCCGACCAGGCAGCGCGGCTGCTCTTCGATCGCATCCGTGCCGGCGAATGGGCTGTCGGGGAGAAACTGCCTGGTGAGACCACGCTCGGACCCCAGCTCGGGGTGGGCCGCTCCACCGTTCGCGAAGCGATCCGGCAGCTCGCGGGCAGGGGAGTGCTCGCCACCCGGCAGGGGGCCGGCGTGTTCGTCACGGCGGTCGACGTGTCCGAGGACTGGGATGCGGTGCTGCGCCGGTCCGACATCGTCACGGTGATCGAGGCGCGCATCGCGATCGAGGTGGAGGCGGCGTTCCTGGCAGCCGAGCGGCGGACCCCGGCTGATCTCGGAGCGATGCGGGACGCGCTTGCCCTGCGGTCGTCCACGATCGAGATCGACGAGCACGTCGACGCCGACATGGCCTTTCACCGCGCCATCGTCGCCGCCTCCGGTAACTCTCTGCTGACCGACCTGTTCGACGGCTTCACCCCGCGCAGCCGCACCGCGATGATCGACATGCTGCGGTTGCGCGGCACGTTCGGTGACGACGCCGATCACGACGTGCACGCCGCGTTGCTGGCAGCGGTCGCGGACGGTGACAGTGAGGAGGCGGCGAAGCGGAGCCGGGCACATCTGCTCGCCATCAAGAAGTGGTTGTCACCTTCTCCCGCTGCTTCTCCGGGACGCGCCACCAGCGCCGCGACGCCAGCCCGGCCAGCACCGCGCCGGTCGCGTTGA
- a CDS encoding 2-isopropylmalate synthase → MTWNRQQPSPMPSHKYRDVHSRVDVPLTERDWPTRRLTAAPLWVPVDLRDGNQALAEPMDPARKRRFFELMVTMGYKEIEVGYPSASQTDFDFVRLIASDRIAPPDVTVVVFTPARPELIERTVAAIEGITNDVVIHMYAATAPAWREIVLGHDRDALRDLITDCGRLILKLAGHLPNVRFEFSPEVFNLTEPDYALEVCDAMTTLWEASPDRPVVLNLPATVEVATPNVYADQIEYMHKNLARRDSVILSVHPHNDRGTGVAAAELAVLAGAQRVEGCIFGNGERTGNVDIATLALNLHAQGIDPMIDFSDIDEIRRVVEHATRLEIHPRHPYAGDLVHTAFSGTHQDAIRKGLAVHRPDSGEWHVPYLPIDPADLGRGYDEIIRVNSQSGKGGITYLLETAFGVELPRRLQIDFARHVQRHTDATGDEVSASDLWSLFEAIYLGDTGVVALTGYETSPSQTTITVRIDGVPQTSVHTGVGPVEALVSALAAHGRQVDVVSLHQTSIASGSSSEALTLLEFRVGGVTRWAAGRDRSVLAASLAAVIRAAVM, encoded by the coding sequence ATGACCTGGAACCGTCAGCAGCCCTCACCGATGCCGTCGCACAAGTACCGCGACGTCCACTCCCGCGTCGACGTCCCGCTCACCGAGCGCGACTGGCCGACCCGCCGCCTCACCGCCGCGCCACTCTGGGTGCCGGTCGACCTGCGCGACGGCAACCAGGCGCTCGCCGAGCCGATGGACCCGGCACGCAAGCGGCGCTTCTTCGAACTGATGGTCACGATGGGCTACAAGGAGATCGAGGTCGGTTACCCTTCGGCGTCACAGACAGACTTCGATTTCGTACGGCTGATCGCCTCTGATCGGATCGCCCCGCCGGACGTGACAGTCGTCGTGTTCACCCCGGCGCGTCCCGAGCTCATCGAGCGGACGGTCGCCGCGATCGAGGGCATCACGAACGACGTGGTCATCCACATGTACGCCGCGACCGCGCCCGCGTGGCGGGAGATCGTTCTCGGACACGACCGTGATGCCCTGCGCGACCTGATCACGGACTGCGGGCGCCTGATCCTGAAGCTCGCCGGCCACCTGCCGAACGTCCGGTTCGAGTTCTCCCCCGAGGTGTTCAACCTGACCGAGCCGGACTACGCGCTCGAAGTGTGCGACGCCATGACCACACTGTGGGAGGCGAGCCCGGACCGCCCGGTCGTGCTGAATCTGCCGGCCACCGTCGAGGTCGCCACGCCGAACGTGTACGCCGACCAGATCGAGTACATGCACAAGAACCTGGCGCGGCGCGACAGCGTGATCCTCTCGGTGCACCCGCACAACGACCGCGGCACCGGCGTCGCCGCCGCTGAGCTGGCCGTTCTCGCCGGCGCGCAACGGGTCGAGGGCTGCATCTTCGGCAACGGCGAGCGCACCGGCAACGTCGACATCGCCACCCTGGCCCTCAACCTGCACGCCCAGGGCATCGACCCGATGATCGACTTCTCGGACATCGACGAGATCCGCCGCGTCGTCGAGCACGCCACCCGATTGGAGATCCACCCCCGTCATCCGTACGCCGGAGATCTCGTGCACACGGCCTTCAGCGGAACGCACCAGGACGCGATCAGAAAAGGTCTGGCCGTGCACCGTCCCGACTCGGGCGAATGGCACGTGCCCTACCTGCCGATCGACCCGGCCGACCTGGGCCGCGGCTACGACGAGATCATCCGGGTGAACTCGCAGTCCGGCAAGGGCGGTATCACGTACCTGCTGGAGACCGCGTTCGGCGTCGAACTCCCCCGCCGTCTGCAGATCGACTTCGCCCGGCACGTGCAGCGCCACACCGACGCCACCGGCGACGAGGTGTCCGCTTCTGATCTGTGGTCCCTGTTCGAAGCGATCTACCTGGGTGACACCGGCGTGGTGGCACTGACCGGTTATGAGACGTCGCCGTCGCAGACCACCATCACGGTACGAATCGACGGGGTGCCGCAGACCAGCGTGCACACCGGCGTCGGGCCGGTGGAGGCGCTGGTGTCGGCGCTGGCCGCGCACGGCCGGCAGGTCGACGTGGTCAGCCTGCACCAGACCAGCATCGCGTCGGGTTCGTCGTCGGAGGCCCTGACCCTGCTGGAGTTCCGCGTCGGCGGCGTCACACGCTGGGCAGCCGGCCGCGACCGATCAGTGCTGGCCGCCAGCCTCGCCGCCGTGATCCGAGCCGCGGTGATGTGA
- a CDS encoding response regulator transcription factor, whose protein sequence is MTDPIRVLIAEDQALLRDSFRILLETTPGFAVVGEAGTGREAVRLALAQHPHVVLMDISMPDMTGIDATEEICRRTGDTRVLVLTTFDLDEYVYGALRAGASGFLLKDTTAADLVTAIRVVAAGEALLAPSVTRRLIAAFGRQPRPSRAFHRRLDGVTEREREILVLIARGLSNADIATHLTLSLATVKSHVGRLLTKLNARDRAQLVVVAYETGLVQANPSEDPPAA, encoded by the coding sequence GTGACCGATCCGATCAGGGTTCTCATCGCCGAGGACCAGGCGCTCTTGCGGGACAGCTTCCGGATCCTGCTCGAAACCACCCCAGGCTTCGCTGTGGTCGGTGAGGCCGGGACCGGCCGCGAAGCCGTCCGGCTCGCTCTGGCCCAGCATCCTCACGTCGTCCTGATGGACATCAGCATGCCGGACATGACCGGCATCGACGCCACCGAGGAGATCTGTCGGCGCACCGGCGACACGCGGGTGCTGGTCCTCACCACGTTCGACCTGGACGAATACGTCTACGGTGCGCTGCGGGCGGGCGCCAGCGGATTCCTGCTCAAGGACACCACCGCCGCCGATCTCGTCACCGCCATCCGCGTGGTCGCAGCCGGAGAGGCGCTGCTGGCGCCCAGCGTCACCCGGCGACTCATCGCCGCGTTCGGCCGCCAGCCCCGCCCGTCCCGGGCCTTCCACCGGCGGCTCGACGGGGTGACCGAACGCGAACGCGAGATTCTGGTGCTGATCGCCCGCGGCCTGTCCAACGCAGACATCGCCACCCATCTGACCCTCAGCCTCGCCACCGTCAAATCCCACGTCGGCCGGCTGCTCACCAAACTCAACGCCCGCGACCGCGCCCAACTCGTCGTCGTCGCCTACGAGACCGGTCTCGTCCAAGCGAACCCGTCCGAAGATCCGCCGGCCGCCTGA